A section of the Candidatus Fusobacterium pullicola genome encodes:
- the typA gene encoding translational GTPase TypA, which produces MKIKNIAIIAHVDHGKTTLVDCLLRQGGAFGSHELEKVEERVMDSNDIERERGITIFSKNASVRYKDYKINIVDTPGHADFGGEVQRIMKMVDSVVLLVDAFEGPMPQTKYVLKKALEQGHRPIVVVNKVDKPNARPEDVLYMVYELFIELNANDLQLEFPVVYASGKGGFAKRSLEEESNDMTPLFETILEHVEDPEGDDNKPMQFLITNIAYDNYVGKLAVGRIHNGIVRRNQEVMLIKRDGKMIKGKISVLYGYEGLKRVEIQEAHAGDIVCIAGIDNIDIGETLADVNEPIALPLIDIDEPTLAMTFMVNDSPFAGKEGKFVTSRHIWERLQKELQTNVSMKVEATDTPDAFVVKGRGELQLSILLENMRREGFEIQVSKPRVLMKEEDGKKLEPIEMALIDVDDSYTGVVIEKMGIRKGEMVSMIPGTDGYTRLEFKVPARGLIGFRNEFLTDTKGTGILNHSFYDYEPHKGEIPTRSRGVLIATEPGVTVAYALNNIQDRGTLFLDPGIPVYEGMIVGEHSRENDLVVNVCKTKKLTNMRAAGSDDAVKLAPPRRFTLEQALDYIADDELVEVTPENIRLRKKYLKEGERRKYEKRNEE; this is translated from the coding sequence ATGAAAATAAAAAACATAGCAATTATTGCCCATGTTGACCACGGTAAGACAACACTTGTGGACTGTCTTTTAAGACAAGGGGGAGCATTTGGTTCTCATGAGTTAGAGAAAGTTGAAGAGAGAGTAATGGACTCTAACGACATTGAAAGAGAAAGAGGAATAACTATTTTCTCTAAGAATGCTTCTGTAAGATACAAGGATTATAAAATCAATATTGTAGACACTCCAGGACATGCTGACTTTGGAGGAGAAGTACAAAGAATTATGAAAATGGTTGACTCAGTTGTACTTCTAGTAGATGCTTTTGAGGGACCAATGCCTCAAACTAAATACGTTTTAAAGAAAGCTTTAGAACAAGGACATAGACCAATAGTAGTTGTAAATAAAGTAGATAAACCAAATGCAAGACCAGAAGATGTATTATATATGGTTTATGAGTTATTTATTGAGTTAAATGCAAATGATTTACAACTTGAATTCCCAGTTGTATATGCTTCAGGAAAAGGTGGATTTGCTAAGAGAAGTCTAGAAGAGGAAAGTAATGATATGACTCCACTATTTGAAACTATTCTTGAGCATGTTGAGGATCCAGAAGGAGACGACAACAAGCCTATGCAATTCTTAATAACAAATATTGCATATGATAATTATGTTGGTAAGTTAGCTGTTGGAAGAATTCATAACGGTATAGTTAGAAGAAATCAAGAAGTTATGCTTATAAAAAGAGATGGAAAAATGATAAAAGGAAAGATCTCTGTACTTTATGGGTATGAAGGATTAAAAAGAGTAGAGATTCAAGAGGCTCACGCTGGAGATATAGTGTGTATAGCTGGAATAGACAATATAGATATCGGAGAAACTTTAGCAGATGTAAACGAGCCAATAGCTCTTCCATTAATAGATATTGACGAGCCAACACTAGCTATGACATTTATGGTAAATGACTCTCCATTTGCAGGAAAAGAGGGTAAATTTGTAACGTCTAGACATATTTGGGAAAGACTTCAAAAAGAGTTACAAACAAACGTAAGTATGAAGGTAGAAGCAACAGACACTCCAGATGCCTTTGTTGTAAAAGGAAGAGGAGAACTTCAACTTTCTATATTACTTGAAAATATGAGAAGAGAAGGATTTGAAATTCAAGTTTCAAAACCAAGAGTTCTTATGAAAGAGGAAGATGGAAAGAAACTTGAGCCAATTGAAATGGCTTTAATAGATGTTGATGATAGCTATACAGGTGTAGTTATTGAAAAAATGGGTATCAGAAAGGGAGAAATGGTATCTATGATACCAGGTACTGATGGATATACTCGTTTAGAGTTTAAAGTACCAGCAAGAGGACTTATAGGATTTAGAAATGAGTTCTTAACAGATACTAAAGGAACAGGAATATTAAACCACTCATTCTACGATTATGAGCCACATAAAGGTGAGATACCTACAAGAAGTAGAGGAGTATTAATTGCAACAGAGCCAGGAGTAACTGTAGCTTATGCATTAAATAACATTCAAGATAGAGGAACACTGTTCTTAGATCCGGGAATACCTGTATACGAAGGAATGATAGTTGGAGAACACAGTAGAGAAAATGACTTAGTAGTAAATGTATGTAAGACTAAAAAACTTACAAATATGAGAGCTGCAGGAAGTGATGATGCTGTAAAATTAGCTCCACCTAGAAGATTTACTCTAGAGCAAGCCCTTGATTATATAGCAGATGATGAGCTTGTAGAAGTAACTCCTGAAAATATCAGATTAAGAAAGAAATATCTGAAAGAGGGAGAGAGAAGAAAATATGAAAAGAGAAATGAAGAGTAA
- the malQ gene encoding 4-alpha-glucanotransferase, producing MGERKSGILMHISSLPSEYGIGDFGKKAYEFVDFLNETGQKLWQILPMGPTGYGDSPYQSYSAFAGNYLFIDMEEFVRDEYIKDSDLDKLRGLNYDDNLDYGQVKIEKERLLEEILEKFLIKIENDKELEEDYRKFVLKNRYWLENYALYMVLKDHFNGLPWQKWSKIYKNKIENKFEKNVINEKKLEYYRFLQYTFYKQWKKLKDYANGKGIKIIGDIPIFAATDSADTWSNSEIFQYTKSKTPKRVAGCPPDYFSKTGQLWGNILYDWKVLKKQNYKWWVDRVKFCFEIYDIVRIDHFRGFESYWSIKYGAKTAIKGKWEKGPGIELFRTIERKIGKLPIIAEDLGLLTPQVKRLLRKSEYPGMKILEFAFGEKENDYQPHRYDENCVAYTGTHDNDTIVGWYEKLDMETKNRCDEYLKKWLIEKGRNFWNPIEWRCIDTLWSSKADMVLIQMQDLLGQGSEARMNTPSTVGINWKWRLKEKDITEDIKNRLKEVTTTFNR from the coding sequence ATGGGAGAAAGAAAAAGTGGGATACTGATGCATATATCATCATTACCTAGTGAGTATGGAATAGGGGATTTTGGAAAGAAGGCCTATGAGTTTGTAGATTTTTTAAATGAAACTGGACAAAAGTTATGGCAGATACTTCCAATGGGACCAACTGGATATGGAGATTCTCCATATCAATCTTATTCAGCTTTTGCTGGAAACTATCTTTTTATAGATATGGAAGAATTTGTAAGAGATGAATATATAAAAGATAGTGATTTGGATAAACTTAGAGGTCTAAATTATGATGATAATTTGGATTATGGACAGGTAAAAATTGAAAAAGAAAGATTATTAGAAGAGATTTTAGAAAAATTTTTAATAAAAATTGAAAATGATAAAGAATTAGAGGAAGATTATAGAAAATTTGTATTAAAAAATAGATATTGGTTGGAAAATTATGCTCTATATATGGTATTAAAAGATCATTTTAATGGATTACCATGGCAAAAATGGAGTAAAATATATAAAAACAAAATAGAAAATAAATTTGAAAAAAATGTGATTAATGAAAAAAAACTTGAATATTATAGATTTTTACAATATACTTTCTATAAGCAATGGAAAAAATTAAAGGATTATGCAAATGGAAAGGGTATAAAGATAATAGGGGACATACCAATCTTTGCTGCTACAGATAGTGCAGATACTTGGAGCAATTCAGAGATATTCCAATATACAAAATCAAAGACGCCAAAAAGGGTTGCTGGATGTCCACCAGATTATTTCAGTAAGACAGGACAACTTTGGGGAAATATTCTATACGATTGGAAAGTGTTAAAGAAACAAAATTATAAATGGTGGGTTGATAGAGTAAAGTTTTGCTTTGAAATCTATGATATAGTAAGAATAGATCATTTCAGAGGCTTTGAATCATATTGGAGTATAAAATATGGAGCTAAAACCGCCATAAAGGGTAAATGGGAAAAAGGACCCGGAATAGAGTTATTTAGAACAATAGAAAGAAAGATAGGGAAACTTCCCATAATAGCTGAGGATTTAGGATTATTAACACCTCAAGTCAAGAGGTTATTAAGAAAAAGTGAGTACCCTGGAATGAAAATTTTGGAATTTGCTTTTGGAGAGAAGGAGAATGATTATCAACCTCATAGATATGATGAAAATTGTGTAGCATATACAGGAACACATGATAATGATACTATTGTTGGATGGTATGAGAAATTAGATATGGAAACAAAAAATAGATGTGATGAGTATCTAAAAAAATGGTTGATAGAAAAGGGAAGAAATTTTTGGAATCCGATTGAGTGGAGATGTATAGATACCTTGTGGAGTTCGAAGGCTGATATGGTTCTAATACAGATGCAAGATCTATTAGGACAAGGCAGTGAAGCTAGAATGAATACACCATCAACAGTTGGAATAAATTGGAAGTGGAGACTGAAAGAAAAAGATATAACTGAAGATATAAAAAATAGATTAAAAGAAGTAACAACAACATTCAATAGATAA
- the truB gene encoding tRNA pseudouridine(55) synthase TruB, translating to MEGIINVNKPSGITSFDVIRVLRKVLKEKRIGHTGTLDPLAEGVLVVCLGRATRLVQDIEGYSKVYVAGFELGYRTDTYDIEGKTVESSDKKSATKEELEEVLKCFIGDIKQIPPMYSALKVDGQKLYDLARKGIEIEREARDIHIDFIEILDFDGVKGKIRCGVSKGTYIRSLINDMGRELGTFATMNSLVRERVGDSKIEDAFSLENIEKLYNEGKLDFLQSVEEFFLYPDIEIDSGKNLTLFLNGNTIRQQADNGRYRIYCEGKFLGLANVNNNLLKGYKYF from the coding sequence TTGGAAGGAATTATTAATGTAAATAAACCTAGTGGAATTACATCTTTTGATGTAATAAGAGTACTGAGAAAAGTATTGAAAGAGAAAAGAATAGGACATACAGGAACTTTAGATCCTCTAGCCGAAGGTGTTTTAGTAGTTTGTTTAGGTAGGGCAACAAGACTAGTTCAAGATATAGAGGGGTATTCAAAAGTTTATGTAGCAGGATTTGAACTGGGATATAGAACAGATACTTATGACATAGAGGGAAAAACTGTAGAGAGTTCAGATAAAAAAAGTGCTACAAAAGAGGAGCTAGAAGAGGTTTTAAAATGTTTTATAGGGGATATAAAACAGATTCCACCTATGTATTCTGCACTTAAAGTAGATGGACAGAAACTCTATGATTTAGCAAGAAAAGGGATCGAGATAGAGAGAGAGGCAAGAGATATACATATTGACTTTATTGAGATTTTAGATTTTGATGGAGTAAAGGGAAAAATTAGATGTGGTGTATCTAAAGGAACATATATTCGTTCTCTAATAAATGATATGGGAAGAGAGTTGGGGACTTTTGCAACTATGAACTCATTAGTTAGAGAGAGAGTTGGAGATTCAAAGATAGAAGATGCTTTCTCACTCGAAAATATAGAAAAATTATACAATGAAGGAAAGTTAGATTTTCTTCAAAGTGTTGAAGAGTTTTTCTTATATCCTGATATAGAGATAGACAGTGGAAAAAATCTTACTCTATTTTTAAATGGAAATACTATCAGACAACAAGCTGATAATGGAAGATATAGAATTTACTGTGAAGGTAAGTTCTTAGGTTTAGCAAATGTAAATAACAACTTATTAAAAGGGTATAAATATTTTTAA
- a CDS encoding glucose-1-phosphate adenylyltransferase: MKKKHIIAMLLAGGQGSRLKKLTEKIAKPAVSFGGKYRIIDFTLSNCSNSGIDTVGVLTQYEPHILNEHIGNGSPWDLDRMNGGVTVLQPHTKKNDEGGWYKGTANAIYQNISFIDKYDPDHVLILSGDHIYKMDYDKMLKFHEEKDADVTIGVFNVPLKDAPSFGIMNTNEDFSIYEFEEKPKNPKSTLASMGIYIFKWSVLKKYLIEDELDPNSSNDFGKNIIPNLLNDKMKLYAYPFEGYWKDVGTIESFWDAHMDLLKDDNELNLFDKSWRINTRQGVYPPLYVSDDAKVITSLVEKGCEIEGEVKNSVIFPGVKIGKNSKVYNSVIMADTVIEENVIINKAILANDVRIEKNTVVRDNEEIVVIGQGEIIKSNAIK, translated from the coding sequence ATGAAGAAGAAACATATAATAGCCATGTTATTGGCAGGAGGACAAGGAAGTCGTTTAAAAAAACTTACAGAAAAAATAGCTAAACCAGCAGTTTCTTTTGGAGGTAAGTATAGAATAATAGACTTTACGTTGAGCAACTGCTCTAACTCAGGAATAGATACAGTTGGAGTATTAACTCAGTATGAACCTCATATTTTAAATGAACATATTGGAAATGGATCACCATGGGATTTAGATAGAATGAATGGTGGAGTAACAGTATTACAACCTCATACGAAGAAAAATGATGAAGGTGGTTGGTATAAAGGGACAGCAAATGCTATATACCAAAATATTTCATTCATAGACAAGTATGATCCAGACCATGTATTAATCTTATCAGGAGATCATATCTATAAAATGGATTATGATAAGATGTTGAAATTCCATGAGGAAAAAGATGCAGATGTAACAATTGGAGTATTTAACGTACCTTTAAAAGATGCACCAAGTTTTGGAATAATGAATACTAATGAAGATTTTTCAATATATGAATTTGAAGAAAAACCAAAAAATCCAAAAAGTACACTAGCTTCAATGGGAATATATATATTTAAATGGAGTGTTTTAAAGAAATATCTAATAGAAGATGAGTTAGATCCTAATTCAAGTAATGATTTTGGAAAAAATATTATACCAAACCTATTAAATGATAAAATGAAACTTTATGCATACCCATTTGAAGGATATTGGAAAGATGTTGGAACAATAGAAAGCTTCTGGGATGCTCATATGGATCTATTAAAAGACGATAATGAATTAAATCTATTTGATAAAAGTTGGAGAATCAATACACGTCAAGGGGTTTATCCACCTTTATATGTAAGTGATGATGCAAAAGTAATAACTTCTCTTGTAGAAAAAGGATGTGAAATAGAGGGAGAAGTTAAGAATTCAGTTATTTTTCCAGGGGTAAAAATAGGAAAAAATAGTAAAGTCTATAACTCTGTAATAATGGCGGATACAGTAATCGAAGAAAATGTAATTATCAACAAAGCTATTTTAGCTAATGATGTAAGAATAGAGAAAAATACTGTAGTTAGGGATAATGAGGAGATTGTTGTAATCGGACAGGGAGAAATAATAAAGAGTAATGCTATAAAATAG
- a CDS encoding TrmB family transcriptional regulator, whose product MEKIINRLMEVGFLKTEAIIYITLLKLGRTNGYKLAKELELSKSTIYQTLENMYKNGYILMIPNSSKEYEAKNPELLFEELEKRYFENSINLKKDLSRVTNTNKKEYFYKLEGEENIKTTLLNIISNTKKELYINTDFNLEEIREELKIAIDRGVRIIVFCFNKLDNMGLRMEIYHKSNKIESFKNSSRIMLVSDLNKGLIVTKIGDKVSGILTDNQIFINIISEHIHSDIYMAKLAKIYEDTFEEKIRINTFHEKRNLIK is encoded by the coding sequence GTGGAGAAAATTATAAATAGATTAATGGAGGTAGGTTTTCTAAAAACAGAAGCGATTATCTATATTACTCTTTTAAAATTAGGAAGGACTAATGGTTATAAATTGGCTAAGGAATTAGAGTTATCAAAATCTACAATATATCAAACTTTAGAAAATATGTATAAAAATGGATATATTTTGATGATTCCAAATAGTAGTAAGGAGTATGAGGCAAAAAATCCGGAGCTCTTATTTGAAGAGTTAGAAAAGAGATACTTTGAAAATTCTATAAACTTAAAAAAAGATTTGAGTAGAGTTACTAATACTAATAAAAAGGAGTATTTCTATAAATTAGAGGGAGAGGAAAATATAAAAACAACTTTATTAAATATAATTTCCAATACCAAGAAAGAACTTTATATAAATACAGATTTTAATTTAGAAGAGATAAGAGAAGAGTTAAAAATTGCAATAGATAGAGGGGTAAGAATAATAGTCTTCTGTTTTAATAAATTGGATAATATGGGATTGAGAATGGAGATCTACCATAAGAGTAACAAAATAGAAAGCTTCAAAAATTCAAGTAGGATAATGTTAGTTTCCGATTTAAATAAAGGATTGATTGTAACAAAAATAGGGGATAAAGTAAGTGGTATATTAACAGATAATCAGATTTTTATAAATATAATATCAGAGCATATACATAGTGATATATATATGGCAAAATTAGCTAAAATTTATGAAGATACTTTTGAAGAAAAAATAAGAATAAATACATTTCATGAAAAAAGGAATCTAATAAAATAG
- a CDS encoding ankyrin repeat domain-containing protein, which produces MKREMKSNIFRIISLIVIVSVFSGCTLFQKKESASPTIEQVYSSILMDDNYRLNKYLIDGFPVDYEDDMGRNLLTVALMNNSVNSVQVLLNRGVNTEKRDILGKTPIFYVRSLETLKKLCEDGANLNVYDNQNEPLLVYFIKNKPLAYSKYVVTQKVDFYLKDKNGWDALFWAGINGDSALIERMSERGANFLEVDERGNYPIYYTYDDKKILELLKIKGYELKRVNKEKENILGEVYLRAVANGFIPVVQKLLELGVNPNYMSYGDSAISIAKDNENQEMLEFLNSKGIK; this is translated from the coding sequence ATGAAAAGAGAAATGAAGAGTAATATTTTTAGAATAATAAGTTTAATAGTTATAGTATCAGTATTTAGTGGGTGCACTCTTTTTCAGAAGAAGGAGAGTGCATCTCCTACAATAGAGCAAGTTTATAGTAGTATTTTAATGGATGATAACTATAGATTGAATAAATATTTGATTGATGGATTTCCAGTAGATTATGAAGATGATATGGGAAGAAATTTGTTAACAGTAGCATTAATGAATAATAGTGTAAACTCTGTACAAGTTCTTTTAAATAGAGGAGTAAATACTGAAAAGAGGGATATACTAGGAAAAACTCCTATATTTTATGTAAGAAGTTTGGAAACACTAAAAAAATTGTGTGAAGATGGAGCTAACTTAAATGTCTATGATAATCAAAATGAGCCATTGTTAGTGTATTTTATAAAAAATAAACCTCTTGCATATTCAAAATATGTTGTAACACAAAAGGTTGATTTTTATTTAAAAGATAAAAATGGTTGGGATGCATTGTTTTGGGCTGGAATTAATGGTGATTCAGCTCTTATAGAAAGAATGAGTGAAAGAGGGGCAAATTTTTTAGAAGTTGATGAAAGAGGAAATTATCCTATTTACTATACATATGATGATAAAAAGATTTTAGAACTTTTGAAAATAAAGGGATATGAGCTAAAGAGAGTAAATAAGGAAAAGGAAAATATTTTAGGTGAGGTATATTTAAGAGCTGTAGCTAATGGATTTATCCCAGTTGTTCAGAAACTTTTAGAGTTAGGAGTAAATCCTAATTATATGTCATATGGAGACTCAGCTATCTCTATAGCTAAAGATAATGAAAATCAAGAGATGTTAGAGTTTCTAAATAGTAAAGGAATAAAATAG
- a CDS encoding glycogen/starch/alpha-glucan phosphorylase → MRVEKEVLRKQIEKNLKVSFGKELNEAKDFEIYRALGQAIMENIADNWYDTGKLYEKQKQAFYLSAEFLMGRALGNNLINLGMLGEVRELFEELGIDYNKVEDAEEDSALGNGGLGRLAACFLDSLATLNLPGKGYGIRYRNGIFNQEFRDGYQIEKPETWLKYGDVWSVMRPDDEVIVAFGDGSVRAVPYDMPIIGYGTNNINTLRLWEAHSLVDLDLAKFNQQDYLHATQQKTLAEDISRVLYPNDSTDEGKKLRLKQQYFFVSASLQDIVKRYKKVHGNDFDKFEEFTAIQLNDTHPVIAIPELMRIFVDIEGISWEKAWSIVEKTFAYTNHTILAEALEKWWVGLYEQVVPRIYQITQGIDNQLKGLLEERFPNDVNRQNRMRIINGNMIHMAWLAIYGSHKVNGVAALHTEILKNKELKDWYELYPEKFLNKTNGITQRRWLLQSNPQLANLITELIGDSWITDLSELKKLEAYLDDEKVLKRILDIKHEKKVELAEFLKKTQGIEIDPDSIFDVQIKRLHEYKRQLLNIFQIIGLYNKLKLNPNMNFTPVTYIFGAKAAPGYFIAKGIIRLINEVAQMINKDPDVNSKLKVVFVENYRVSVAQKLFPAADISEQISTAGKEASGTGNMKFMLNGALTLGTMDGANVEIVEEAGKENNYIFGLTVKEVEEMRNSGYDPHVPYNSVEGLKKIVDSLVDGTFSDLGNGVYGNIHRSLMETAPWHQADQYFVLEDYEAYRRTQQIINKEYTFRMDWARKQLKNIANAGKFSSDRTIKEYAEEIWNITPVKL, encoded by the coding sequence ATGAGAGTAGAAAAAGAGGTATTAAGAAAACAAATTGAAAAAAATTTGAAGGTAAGTTTTGGGAAAGAGTTGAATGAAGCTAAAGATTTTGAAATCTATAGAGCTTTAGGGCAAGCTATAATGGAGAATATAGCTGATAACTGGTATGACACAGGAAAGCTTTATGAGAAGCAAAAACAAGCTTTTTATCTATCAGCTGAGTTTTTAATGGGAAGAGCTTTAGGAAATAACTTAATTAACTTAGGAATGTTAGGAGAGGTAAGAGAGTTATTTGAGGAGTTAGGAATAGATTACAATAAGGTAGAGGATGCAGAAGAGGATTCAGCTTTAGGAAATGGAGGATTAGGAAGACTAGCTGCTTGTTTCTTAGATTCATTAGCTACACTTAATTTACCAGGAAAAGGATATGGAATAAGATATAGAAATGGAATCTTTAATCAAGAGTTCAGAGATGGATATCAAATAGAAAAGCCAGAAACTTGGTTAAAATATGGAGATGTATGGTCAGTAATGAGACCAGATGATGAGGTAATAGTAGCATTTGGAGATGGAAGTGTTAGAGCTGTACCATATGATATGCCGATAATTGGTTATGGAACAAATAATATAAATACTTTAAGACTTTGGGAAGCACATTCATTAGTAGATTTAGATTTAGCAAAATTTAATCAACAAGATTATCTACATGCAACTCAACAAAAGACTTTAGCTGAAGATATTTCAAGAGTATTATATCCAAATGACTCTACAGATGAGGGGAAAAAATTAAGATTAAAACAACAATACTTCTTTGTATCTGCTTCTTTACAAGATATAGTTAAAAGATATAAGAAAGTTCATGGAAATGATTTTGATAAATTTGAAGAATTTACAGCTATTCAATTAAATGATACACATCCAGTAATTGCAATTCCTGAATTAATGAGAATATTTGTAGATATAGAGGGGATATCTTGGGAAAAAGCATGGAGCATAGTAGAAAAAACATTTGCATATACTAACCATACAATATTAGCAGAAGCTCTAGAAAAATGGTGGGTAGGATTATATGAGCAAGTAGTACCAAGAATTTATCAAATAACTCAAGGAATAGATAATCAATTAAAAGGATTATTAGAAGAGAGATTTCCTAATGATGTAAATAGACAAAATAGAATGAGAATAATAAACGGAAATATGATACATATGGCTTGGTTAGCTATTTATGGAAGTCATAAAGTAAATGGAGTTGCTGCACTTCATACAGAGATATTAAAAAATAAAGAGTTAAAAGATTGGTATGAACTATATCCAGAAAAATTCTTAAATAAAACAAATGGTATCACTCAAAGAAGATGGTTATTACAATCAAATCCACAATTAGCAAACTTAATTACAGAGTTGATAGGAGATTCTTGGATAACAGATCTTAGTGAATTAAAAAAATTAGAGGCATATTTAGACGATGAAAAAGTTTTAAAAAGAATTTTGGATATTAAACATGAGAAAAAGGTAGAATTGGCAGAATTTTTGAAGAAAACTCAAGGAATAGAGATAGATCCAGATTCAATATTTGATGTACAGATTAAAAGACTACATGAGTATAAGAGACAGCTATTAAATATATTCCAAATAATAGGGTTATATAATAAGTTAAAATTAAATCCAAATATGAATTTTACACCTGTTACTTATATATTTGGTGCTAAAGCTGCCCCAGGATATTTCATAGCTAAAGGAATAATAAGACTTATAAATGAAGTAGCTCAAATGATAAATAAAGATCCAGATGTAAATTCAAAGTTAAAAGTTGTATTTGTTGAAAACTATAGAGTTTCTGTAGCTCAAAAATTATTCCCAGCAGCAGATATATCTGAGCAAATATCTACAGCAGGGAAGGAAGCTTCTGGAACAGGAAATATGAAATTTATGTTAAATGGAGCACTTACATTAGGAACAATGGATGGAGCAAACGTAGAGATAGTTGAAGAAGCTGGAAAAGAGAATAACTATATATTTGGTTTAACTGTAAAAGAAGTTGAGGAAATGAGAAATAGCGGATATGATCCTCATGTTCCATATAATTCAGTAGAAGGACTTAAAAAGATTGTAGATTCTCTAGTAGATGGAACATTTAGTGATTTAGGAAATGGAGTTTATGGCAACATTCATAGATCACTTATGGAGACTGCTCCATGGCATCAGGCAGATCAATACTTTGTATTAGAAGATTATGAAGCGTATAGAAGAACTCAACAAATAATTAATAAAGAGTATACTTTTAGAATGGATTGGGCAAGAAAACAGTTAAAAAATATAGCTAATGCTGGAAAATTCTCATCGGATAGAACAATAAAAGAGTATGCAGAGGAGATTTGGAATATCACTCCAGTAAAACTATAA